The Eubacterium maltosivorans genome includes the window TATCGCCGCACCGTCCACCTCTGGCACTGCCAGCGAGGTCACCCGCGCAGCGGTTATTACCTTTACAGAGGAAAACATCAAGGTGGGCCTGAAGACCACGGCGTTTATCCCCGACATCGCCATCCTCGACGGCAACCTGACCCTGTCCATGCCAAAACACGTTATGGTGGAAACCGGTATGGACGCCCTGACCCATGCGGTTGAGAGCTATATCAACAAGAACAATGACGATTTCTGCAAGTTCATGTCCAAGGGCGCGGTGGAAGGACTGTGTGCGTACCTGCCGCTTTCCTATGAAAAGGGTGACGTTGAGAACCGGCAGAAAGTACACAACTTCCAGTGCCTGGCGGGTATGGCCTTCCAGAACTCCGGCCTGGGGATGGATCACGGCATTGCCCATGCCTTTGGCGGACGCTTTGGCACCAGCCACGGCCTGCTCAACGCAGTGGCCCTGCCCTATGTGCTCAAATACAACGCCCGGGATGAGGCGGTAAGGGCAGATCTGGATGAGCTGTCAAGAGTGATCGGTGCCGATATTATCGATACCATCGAGGGCTTTAACGCCCGGTTTGGCGTCCCCAAAACCTTCAGGGAGATGGGGATCAGCGAGGAAGACTTTAACAGCCATTATGAGAGCCTTCTGGACAATTCCATGAAAGGCTCGACCGCCCGTAATCCGGTGCCGATGACCCGTGAGGAAATGGACAAGGTCTTAAAAAGCATCTACTACGGCGATATTTTGTTTTAGAGAGAACAAGCGGAGGAACAATGAGTTTATTAGACGGACTGAATGAACAGCAGAGGGAAGCGGCAGCAACGACCGAGGGGCCGGTTTTGATTCTGGCCGGTGCCGGTTCCGGGAAAACCCGGACCATTATCCACAGAATCGCATATATTATCGAGAGTAAAAAGGCCTGGCCCTCACAGATACTGGCCATCACCTTTACCAATAAAGCGGCGGGCGAAATGCGTGAGCGTATCGCGGCCATGAACGTGGAGGAAAGCGACCGTATCTGGATGTATACTTTCCATGCCATGTGCGCCCGCATCATGCGTATCCACAGCCAGTGGCTGGGCTACAGCGATAATTTTGTCATCTATGATACCGACGACCAGAAGCGCCTTTACAAAACCCTGATCAAGGAGCTGGACTTTAATGATAAAATGTTTCCGTTCCAGTATGTATCGAGTCAGATATCAACAGCCAAAAATAATTTCTGGACGCCGGAGGATTACCTGAAGAATAATCCGGGCGAGTTCAGGGCAGAGAAGGTGGCGCAGTACTACCGCCTATACCAGGACACCCTGAAAAAGAACAACGCCATGGATTTCGATGACCTCATCTATAACACCCTGGTGCTGTTTAAAGGCTTTCCCGAAATTTTGGAGCAATACCAGAACCGGTTTAAGTACATCCTGGTCGATGAATACCAGGATACGAACCACAGCCAGTACGAGCTGGTCAACCTGCTGGCAGCAGGACACCGCAACCTGTGCGTGTGCGGTGACGACGACCAGAGTATTTATATGTGGCGAGGAGCAGATATCAACAATATCCTCGACTTTGAAAAGGACTATCCTGACGCCAAGGTGGTCAAGCTGGAGGAAAATTACCGTTCCACCAGTGTGATTCTGGACTGTGCCAACAAGGTGATCGCCAACAATACTGGCCGTAAGGATAAAAACCTCTGGACCAGAAATCCCGGGGATGATAAAATCGTTGTCTCATCCTTTAACCAGGGCTATGACGAGGCCCGCTTTGTAGCCCAGGAAATCGAGAACCTCCGGGCCGATAAGGGTTATACCTATGGTGATTTTGCAGTGCTCTACCGCACCAATGCCCAGTCCCGTCTCTTTGAAGAGGCCTTCATGCGTGAGGGCATGCCTTACCAGCTCATCGGGGGTACAGGCTTCTACTCACGTATGGAAATCAAGGACATTATTTCCTATCTTCATGTACTCATCAACCCACTGGACAACATCGGCTTCATGCGCATCGTGAACGTGCCCAAGCGCGGGATCGGCACAGCCACCCTGGAAAAAATCAGGGAATTTGCCGAGTTTAAGGGCTGGAGCCTCATGGAGACCTTCTATCACTGTGAGGAAGTGCCGGAGCTCAGCTCCAGTGTGCGCAACAAGGTCCGCGAGTTTGCCATGGTTATGGAGGAGCTGCGGGACCGCTGCGAAACCGATTCAGTCAGTGAGCTCATCGACCATGTCATCAAGGATACCGGCTATCTTGAGATGCTGGAGCTTGGAAAGCTGGACCACAGCGAGAGCCGTATCGAAAACCTCGAGGAGCTGATCTCCTCCGCTGTGGAATTTGAAAAGAACAGCGATGACAAGAGCCTGACCGCCTATCTGGAAACAGTCGCCCTGACTGCCGAGACCGACAAGTATGACAGCGAGGAAGGGAAGATCCTGCTTATGACCCTGCACAATGCCAAGGGACTCGAGTTTCCTGTGGTCTTCCTGCCAGGCGTGGAGGAGGGCATCTTCCCCCACGGCCGCTCCATGGACAATCCAGAGGAAATGGAAGAGGAACGCCGTATCTGTTATGTGGGCATCACCCGCGCCAAGGAGCGGTTGTATATGTCATGGGCGGCAGAACGCACCGTTTACGGACGCCGCCAGCCCCAGATACAGTCCCGCTTCCTGAAGGAGCTGCCTCCGGAATGCCTGGAGCTGAATGTCCAGAAATACGAGCGCAACGAGATTGTCGAGGAAGCCTCGGTTGAGAAAAAGACATACAGTTTTTCCGACCATTTGCAGCATAAACCCAATGTTTATAAATCCGCAGCGCCTAAAAAGGCCAAGGAGGAAAGCTCCGGTGCCTTTAATCTCAGCGATAAGGTCAAGCATAAAAAATTCGGCATCGGCACCATTGTCGAGGTAAAACCGAACCAGGTGTCAATCGCATTCCCGGGAGTGGGTATAAAGAAACTGGACCCGTCTTATGTAACAAAAGCCTAGGTCTAAATTTTGCGTTGAGGACAATGACTTATGAATGAAGAATTAAAACAGGCTGAAGCCAAAATCAGCCAGCTTAAAAAACAAATTGAGGAAAACAACGTCCGTTATTATGATAAGGACGCGCCCGTCATTCCAGACTACGAGTACGACCGCATGATGCGGGAGCTCATCAGTCTGGAGACTGCCTATCCGCAGTTTTTGACACCTGATTCGCCGAGCCAGCGTGTGGGCGGCGCGCCGTCAGAGGCCTTTGAGAAAGTGAACTACACCACGCCTAAGCTCAGCCTCAGCAACGCTTTTAACGCCGGGGACCTGAGGGACTTTGATACCCGTATCCGCAAGGTCTACCCCGATGTGGAGTACTGTGTCGAGCATAAATTCGATGGCCTGACCGTTGTGTTAGACTACGAAAACGGACTGCTGGCCCGCGGCTCTACCCGCGGCGACGGCGTGACCGGCGAAAATGTCACCCAGAATCTGAAGACGGTCAAGACCATTCCCCTGCGCCTCACAGAGCCGGTGACCCTGGAGGTCCGGGGGGAGGTGCTGATCTATAAGGAGGACTTTGAGCAGCTGAACGCTGCGCGGGAGGAACAGGGCGAGCCCCTGTTCGCCAATCCCAGAAACGCCGCCGCAGGCTCTATCCGCCAGCTTGACCCTAAACTGGCGGCCGAAAGGCCTCTGGACATCTTTGTATTTAACCTGGAATACTGCGAGAACCGGACCTTCGAGACCCATAAGGAAAGCTTTGATTTCCTCACACACTGCGGTTTTAAAACCAGTGAGGTGAAGCTTTACAGCAGCATGGAGGACATTATCACCTACATTGAGGAGATGGAACATGGCGGAAGAGAGGCCCTGCCCTATGAGATTGACGGCATGGTCATCAAGGTCAATAATCTGGCAGAGCGGGAGCGGCTGGGGGACACCTCCAAATCACCCCGCTGGGCCATTGCTTACAAGTTCTCGCCCGAGCAGACCGTGACCACTGTGCGGGACATCACGGTGCAGGTGGGCCGTACCGGCGCTCTGACGCCTGTGGCGGAGCTTGAGCCTGTCCTGCTGGCAGGCTCCATGATCTCCCGGGCGACCCTCCATAACGAGGACTACATCATCGACAAGGATATCCGGATTGGCGACAAGGTTGTAATCCAGAAGGCCGGGGATGTTATCCCCGAAGTCGATCATTCCATTCCAGAGGAGCGCACCGGCGCCGAGGTCATTTTTACCATGCCCACCCATTGCCCGGTCTGCGGCTCCAAAACCTACCGGGTGCCCGGTGAGGCAGTAACTAAGTGCCTGAACATGGACTGTCCGGCCCAGGTATTTCGCAAGATTGTTCATTTCGCCTCCAGAGATGCCATGAATATCGACGGCATGGGTCCGGCGGTGGTAAGACAGTTGCTGGATAACGAATTGATCCACACCATTGTGGATATCTACCATGTTTCTAACCGTCGGGAAGACCTGACCGGGCTCGAAAAAATGGGCGAAAAATCTGTGGATAACCTCATAAACGCCATAGAGGATTCCAAAAGCAGGCCGCTCTCCAAGGTGGTTTTTGCCCTGGGAATTCCGCTGGTAGGAGCCAATGGGGCCAAAATACTGGCCTCCCACTTTGGCAGCATGGACGCCCTTATGGAGGCTTCCGAAGAGGAGCTGACAGAAATTTATGACATCGGCGGCAAAATGGCTGTGGAAATTGTGGATTTTTTCAAGACCGATGCAAACCGACGTATTGTGGAC containing:
- a CDS encoding iron-containing alcohol dehydrogenase, coding for MKELKFNGSKLVTGPGAIDYIKNLDGQRIFVVTGKSAMFKNGTIDHIRAVFAEQGKTCEVYSGIGGNPTTGEVLSGLAAMKAFDPDTVMAVGGGSAIDATKVMTLMCEYPELTLEDIRGGKAPSERRKLQFIAAPSTSGTASEVTRAAVITFTEENIKVGLKTTAFIPDIAILDGNLTLSMPKHVMVETGMDALTHAVESYINKNNDDFCKFMSKGAVEGLCAYLPLSYEKGDVENRQKVHNFQCLAGMAFQNSGLGMDHGIAHAFGGRFGTSHGLLNAVALPYVLKYNARDEAVRADLDELSRVIGADIIDTIEGFNARFGVPKTFREMGISEEDFNSHYESLLDNSMKGSTARNPVPMTREEMDKVLKSIYYGDILF
- the ligA gene encoding NAD-dependent DNA ligase LigA is translated as MNEELKQAEAKISQLKKQIEENNVRYYDKDAPVIPDYEYDRMMRELISLETAYPQFLTPDSPSQRVGGAPSEAFEKVNYTTPKLSLSNAFNAGDLRDFDTRIRKVYPDVEYCVEHKFDGLTVVLDYENGLLARGSTRGDGVTGENVTQNLKTVKTIPLRLTEPVTLEVRGEVLIYKEDFEQLNAAREEQGEPLFANPRNAAAGSIRQLDPKLAAERPLDIFVFNLEYCENRTFETHKESFDFLTHCGFKTSEVKLYSSMEDIITYIEEMEHGGREALPYEIDGMVIKVNNLAERERLGDTSKSPRWAIAYKFSPEQTVTTVRDITVQVGRTGALTPVAELEPVLLAGSMISRATLHNEDYIIDKDIRIGDKVVIQKAGDVIPEVDHSIPEERTGAEVIFTMPTHCPVCGSKTYRVPGEAVTKCLNMDCPAQVFRKIVHFASRDAMNIDGMGPAVVRQLLDNELIHTIVDIYHVSNRREDLTGLEKMGEKSVDNLINAIEDSKSRPLSKVVFALGIPLVGANGAKILASHFGSMDALMEASEEELTEIYDIGGKMAVEIVDFFKTDANRRIVDGLREAGVNMTENTARATAELAGKTFVLTGTLPTMGRREAKEILESHGAKVSGSVSKKTDYVLAGENPGSKAEKAMSLDVPVIDEEAFKKMVGLE
- the pcrA gene encoding DNA helicase PcrA codes for the protein MSLLDGLNEQQREAAATTEGPVLILAGAGSGKTRTIIHRIAYIIESKKAWPSQILAITFTNKAAGEMRERIAAMNVEESDRIWMYTFHAMCARIMRIHSQWLGYSDNFVIYDTDDQKRLYKTLIKELDFNDKMFPFQYVSSQISTAKNNFWTPEDYLKNNPGEFRAEKVAQYYRLYQDTLKKNNAMDFDDLIYNTLVLFKGFPEILEQYQNRFKYILVDEYQDTNHSQYELVNLLAAGHRNLCVCGDDDQSIYMWRGADINNILDFEKDYPDAKVVKLEENYRSTSVILDCANKVIANNTGRKDKNLWTRNPGDDKIVVSSFNQGYDEARFVAQEIENLRADKGYTYGDFAVLYRTNAQSRLFEEAFMREGMPYQLIGGTGFYSRMEIKDIISYLHVLINPLDNIGFMRIVNVPKRGIGTATLEKIREFAEFKGWSLMETFYHCEEVPELSSSVRNKVREFAMVMEELRDRCETDSVSELIDHVIKDTGYLEMLELGKLDHSESRIENLEELISSAVEFEKNSDDKSLTAYLETVALTAETDKYDSEEGKILLMTLHNAKGLEFPVVFLPGVEEGIFPHGRSMDNPEEMEEERRICYVGITRAKERLYMSWAAERTVYGRRQPQIQSRFLKELPPECLELNVQKYERNEIVEEASVEKKTYSFSDHLQHKPNVYKSAAPKKAKEESSGAFNLSDKVKHKKFGIGTIVEVKPNQVSIAFPGVGIKKLDPSYVTKA